In Leishmania infantum JPCM5 genome chromosome 33, a genomic segment contains:
- a CDS encoding putative DNA repair enzyme, with protein sequence MKRGRSRSSSTGSAAAEKRSHTVREEVALFLFRRDLRVVDNTGLQALCDEAARRFIPVLPAFFFNPIQCDKKRNPYFGDAFFQFFCESLIDLDGAAQLNGGLVCLRGSDEDCLQRIRDSGYEVKVLGFNEDYTPFALARDRLLRAYADKQGIVCVTGPHDYSLRPLDEVVKNSEQPYSVFTPFYNKFTAEHARRVAVPLPVNVSKVQSMLVSRPKKCMGHHLVDPALVYAHMPQVQDHGGRTEGLKRLACVERLKQYADARDDIAGDRTSHLSPHMKCGTVSTREVWHASVQALGTGHPFTRQLVWREFYAMLAFTRPRLLQGQLNSFIGQQDIVKATQPKQNAPFQPSYDNFKWSWKAEHFEAFKEGRTGVPLVDAAVRCLTATGWCHNRCRLVISNFAVKVLGIDWRECERWFATVAVDYDAANNNGGWLWSSGQGADAQPYFRTFNAFRQSERFDPDCKFIFQWVPELAKVPPSVVHHWEGYCARARGKATATHSRKRSGQGNAEEYPTSYPAPIVDIKAATKAVVEEFKKYSKYKEN encoded by the coding sequence ATGAAGCGTGGCCGCAGTCGCTCCTCGTCCACcggctcggcggcggcagaaaaGAGGTCGCACACGGTTCgtgaggaggtggcgctgtTTCTCTTTCGCCGCGACTTGCGTGTGGTGGACAACACCGGTCTGCAGGCGCTCTGCGACGAGGCCGCGCGCCGTTTCATcccggtgctgccggcgttcTTCTTCAACCCGATTCAATGCGACAAGAAGAGGAACCCGTACTTTGGCGACGCCTTTTTCCAGTTCTTCTGCGAGTCCCTCATAGACTtggacggcgcggcgcagctcaaCGGTGGACTGGTGTGCCtacgcggcagcgacgaggattGCTTGCAGCGCATCCGAGACAGCGGCTATGAGGTGAAAGTGCTTGGGTTCAACGAGGACTACACCCCCTTTGCCCTCGCGCGCgatcggctgctgcgcgcctaCGCAGACAAGCAGGGCATCGTGTGCGTGACAGGGCCTCACGACTACTCGCTGCGTCCTCTGGATGAGGTGGTCAAGAACTCTGAGCAGCCGTACAGCGTCTTCACTCCGTTCTACAACAAGTTTACGGCTGAGCATGCGCGCAGGGTGGCGGTACCGCTGCCGGTGAACGTGAGCAAGGTGCAGTCGATGCTGGTTTCGCGGCCAAAAAAGTGCATGGGGCATCACTTGGTAGATCCAGCGCTTGTGTACGCGCACATGCCGCAGGTGCAGGACCACGGCGGTCGCACAGAGGGGCTGAAGCGATTAGCGTGCGTGGAGAGGCTGAAGCAGTACGCAGATGCCCGCGACGACATCGCAGGAGACCGCACCTCGCACCTCAGCCCACACATGAAGTGCGGCACGGTGTCGACGCGGGAGGTGTGGCACGCCAGCGTGCAGGCGCTCGGCACTGGGCACCCGTTCACTCGTCAACTTGTGTGGCGCGAGTTCTATGCGATGCTGGCCTTCACGCGCCCACGGCTCTTGCAAGGGCAGCTGAACTCCTTTATTGGCCAGCAGGACATCGTTAAGGCGACGCAGCCGAAGCAGAATGCACCGTTCCAACCGTCGTACGACAACTTCAAGTGGAGCTGGAAGGCAGAGCACTTCGAGGCGTTCAAGGAGGGGCGCACCGGTGTACCGcttgtcgacgccgccgtgcggTGTCTGACCGCCACCGGCTGGTGCCACAACCGTTGCCGCTTAGTCATCTCTAACTTTGCCGTCAAGGTGCTGGGAATCGACTGGCGCGAGTGTGAGCGGTGGTTTGCGACGGTGGCTGTGGACTACGACGCCGCGAACAACAACGGTGGCTGGCTGTGGTCCTCGGGCCAGGGTGCGGACGCGCAGCCGTACTTTCGCACCTTCAACGCATTCCGCCAGTCGGAGCGCTTCGACCCGGACTGCAAATTCATCTTTCAGTGGGTGCCTGAGCTGGCGAAGGTGCCGCCGAGCGTCGTGCACCACTGGGAAGGGTACTGTGCGAGGGCTAGAGGCAAGGCGACCGCTACCCACTCGAGGAAACGGAGTGGCCAAGGGAACGCAGAGGAATATCCCACATCGTATCCTGCGCCGATTGTGGACATCAAGGCCGCCACCAAGGCGGTCGTTGAGGAGTTCAAGAAGTACAGCAAGTACAAGGAAAACTAG